A genome region from Sphingobium sp. WTD-1 includes the following:
- a CDS encoding F0F1 ATP synthase subunit delta has translation METTGGIQASLSGRYAVALFDLARDGKTLDTVAASLAAIKAAIAESSDFKGLINSPVLSRDAAGKTIAAVASAMSIDPLTTNFLGVLAQNRRLSQLPAVIRAYETLLSNHKGEARAEVTSAHPLTKTQLTALAKGLKARVGRDVAVEAKVDPAILGGLVVKIGSQMIDSSIRTRLNSLALAMKG, from the coding sequence GTGGAGACTACCGGCGGTATTCAGGCCAGCCTCAGCGGCCGCTATGCGGTGGCGCTGTTCGATCTGGCCCGCGACGGCAAGACGCTCGACACCGTCGCAGCGAGCCTCGCGGCAATCAAGGCGGCGATCGCAGAATCGTCTGATTTCAAGGGCCTGATCAATAGTCCCGTTCTCAGCCGCGACGCAGCGGGTAAGACGATCGCGGCGGTTGCATCCGCCATGTCGATCGATCCGCTGACGACGAATTTCCTGGGCGTGCTCGCCCAGAACCGTCGCCTCTCGCAGCTTCCCGCGGTCATCCGCGCCTATGAGACGCTGCTGTCGAATCACAAGGGCGAGGCCCGCGCCGAAGTGACGAGCGCGCATCCGCTCACCAAGACTCAACTGACCGCGCTGGCCAAGGGCCTCAAGGCGCGCGTCGGCCGCGACGTCGCCGTCGAGGCCAAGGTCGATCCCGCGATCCTGGGTGGGCTGGTCGTCAAGATCGGCAGCCAGATGATCGATTCCTCCATCCGCACCCGTTTGAATAGTCTCGCCCTGGCGATGAAAGGCTGA
- the atpA gene encoding F0F1 ATP synthase subunit alpha — MDINAAEISKVIKDQIANFGTEAQVSEVGSVLTVGDGIARVHGLDNVQAGEMVEFANGVQGMALNLEADNVGIVIFGSDAEIKEGDTVKRTGTIVDVPVGKGLLGRVVDGLGNPIDGKGPIEYTERKRVEVKAPGIIPRKSVHEPVQTGLKAIDALVPVGRGQRELIIGDRQTGKTAVAIDTFINQKGINAGDDESKKLYCIYVAVGQKRSTVAQIVKQLEENGAMEYSIVVAATASEPAPLQYLAPYTGVTMGEFFRDNGMHAVIVYDDLSKQAVAYRQMSLLLRRPPGREAYPGDVFYLHSRLLERAAKMNDANGNGSLTALPIIETQAGDVSAYIPTNVISITDGQIFLETNLFYQGIRPAINVGLSVSRVGSAAQTKAMKKVSGSIKLELAQYREMAAFAQFGSDLDASTQKLLNRGARLTELLKQGQFSPLPFEEQTASIFAGTNGYLDGIPVKDVTRYEELMLAYLRHDHPEVLTAIRDSKDLGDDAKGKLKAALDSFGKTFA, encoded by the coding sequence ATGGATATCAACGCCGCAGAAATTTCGAAGGTCATCAAGGACCAGATCGCCAATTTCGGCACCGAAGCGCAGGTCAGCGAAGTCGGTTCCGTTCTGACCGTGGGTGACGGCATCGCCCGCGTCCATGGCCTCGACAACGTCCAGGCGGGCGAAATGGTCGAGTTCGCCAATGGCGTTCAGGGCATGGCACTCAACCTCGAAGCCGACAATGTCGGTATCGTGATCTTCGGCTCGGACGCCGAGATCAAGGAAGGCGACACCGTCAAGCGCACCGGCACCATCGTCGACGTTCCCGTCGGCAAGGGTCTGCTGGGCCGCGTCGTCGACGGCCTCGGCAACCCGATCGATGGCAAGGGCCCGATCGAATATACCGAGCGCAAGCGCGTCGAAGTCAAGGCGCCGGGCATCATCCCCCGCAAGTCGGTGCACGAACCCGTGCAGACCGGCCTGAAGGCGATCGACGCCCTCGTCCCCGTCGGCCGTGGCCAGCGCGAGCTGATCATCGGTGACCGCCAGACCGGCAAGACCGCCGTCGCGATCGATACCTTCATCAACCAGAAGGGCATCAACGCGGGCGACGACGAGAGCAAGAAGCTCTACTGCATCTACGTCGCCGTCGGCCAGAAGCGTTCGACCGTCGCGCAGATCGTCAAGCAGCTCGAAGAAAATGGCGCGATGGAATATTCGATCGTCGTCGCCGCGACCGCTTCGGAGCCCGCTCCGCTCCAGTATCTGGCGCCCTATACCGGCGTCACCATGGGCGAGTTCTTCCGCGACAACGGCATGCACGCCGTGATCGTGTATGACGACCTTTCCAAGCAGGCCGTCGCCTATCGCCAAATGTCGCTGCTGCTGCGCCGCCCGCCGGGCCGTGAAGCCTATCCGGGCGACGTCTTCTATCTCCACAGCCGCCTGCTGGAACGCGCTGCGAAGATGAACGACGCCAATGGCAATGGCTCGCTGACCGCGCTGCCGATCATCGAGACCCAGGCGGGCGACGTGTCGGCCTATATTCCGACCAACGTGATCTCGATCACCGACGGCCAGATCTTCCTCGAAACCAACCTCTTCTACCAGGGCATCCGTCCGGCCATCAACGTCGGCCTGTCGGTGTCGCGCGTCGGCTCGGCCGCGCAGACCAAGGCGATGAAGAAGGTTTCGGGCTCGATCAAGCTGGAACTGGCCCAGTATCGCGAAATGGCGGCCTTCGCCCAGTTCGGCTCGGACCTCGACGCCTCGACCCAGAAGCTGCTGAACCGCGGCGCGCGCCTGACCGAGCTGCTGAAGCAGGGCCAGTTCTCGCCGCTGCCGTTCGAAGAGCAGACCGCGTCGATCTTCGCCGGCACCAACGGCTATCTGGACGGCATCCCGGTCAAGGACGTGACCCGTTATGAAGAGCTGATGCTCGCCTATCTGCGTCACGACCACCCCGAAGTGCTGACCGCGATCCGCGACAGCAAGGATCTGGGCGACGACGCCAAGGGCAAGCTGAAGGCTGCGCTGGACTCGTTCGGCAAGACCTTCGCTTAA
- a CDS encoding LysE family translocator, producing the protein MSIGLVLLPGPDTMLVAGHAARRGFKAGMAAIGGIQLGGLFYMLLCGFGFLSVLNAVPGLFLGVKIAGALYLAWMGFGLLRGAIKPAPASETPKVRIGGSPFAQGLVSTVLNPKVAIFFLAALPQFVGTGPDAPWQGMLLIAIVYGLGFLWCALLALLATKAGRKVGQSSAMRWFEGAMGVGFFGLAGRLALARNI; encoded by the coding sequence ATGTCGATCGGTCTGGTGCTGCTGCCGGGGCCGGACACCATGTTGGTGGCCGGCCACGCGGCGCGCCGCGGCTTCAAGGCGGGAATGGCGGCGATCGGCGGCATCCAGCTCGGCGGCCTGTTCTACATGCTGTTGTGCGGCTTCGGCTTCCTCAGCGTGCTGAATGCGGTGCCGGGGCTGTTCTTGGGCGTTAAGATCGCCGGTGCCCTCTATCTGGCCTGGATGGGCTTTGGCCTGCTGCGCGGTGCGATCAAGCCGGCGCCGGCAAGCGAAACGCCCAAGGTCCGGATCGGCGGATCGCCCTTCGCCCAGGGCCTGGTCAGCACGGTGCTGAACCCCAAGGTTGCGATCTTCTTCCTCGCCGCGCTGCCGCAGTTCGTGGGCACTGGTCCGGATGCGCCGTGGCAGGGCATGCTGCTGATCGCAATCGTCTATGGGCTCGGTTTCCTGTGGTGCGCCCTGCTCGCGCTGCTCGCCACCAAGGCAGGCCGCAAGGTCGGTCAAAGCAGCGCGATGCGCTGGTTCGAAGGCGCCATGGGCGTCGGTTTCTTTGGTCTCGCGGGCCGTCTGGCCCTTGCTCGGAATATTTGA
- a CDS encoding F0F1 ATP synthase subunit gamma — MASLKELKLRIGSVKSTQKITKAKQMVAAAKLRKAQAAAEAARPYSERLEAVVASLATKIAGGSGEGASPLLAGTGKNEVHLLVVANSDRGLAGAFNANIVKAALAKARALELDGKKVLFYLIGRKGRPVINRTYPGKIVANYDTTGAKEPGFAQAQAVAQELSQMFLDGKFDVAHLFYSRFKSALAQIPTEQQIIPVKIPADADRNAIAATVEYEPSEEAILDDLLPRNVTVQLFKALLENNASEQGASMTAMDNATRNAGDLINKLTIQYNRSRQAAITTELVEIISGAEAL, encoded by the coding sequence ATGGCTAGCCTCAAGGAACTGAAGCTGCGCATCGGGTCGGTGAAGTCGACCCAGAAGATCACCAAGGCGAAGCAGATGGTCGCCGCGGCCAAGCTGCGCAAGGCGCAGGCCGCTGCCGAAGCTGCCCGCCCCTATAGCGAGCGACTGGAAGCGGTCGTCGCGAGCCTGGCGACCAAGATCGCCGGCGGCTCGGGCGAAGGCGCTTCGCCGCTGCTCGCCGGCACCGGCAAGAACGAAGTCCATCTGCTGGTCGTCGCCAATAGCGATCGCGGCCTTGCCGGCGCGTTCAACGCCAATATCGTGAAGGCCGCGCTGGCCAAGGCCCGCGCGCTGGAGCTGGATGGCAAGAAGGTGCTGTTCTACCTGATCGGCCGCAAGGGCCGTCCGGTCATCAACCGCACCTATCCCGGTAAGATCGTCGCCAATTACGACACCACCGGTGCCAAGGAGCCGGGCTTTGCCCAGGCCCAGGCGGTGGCGCAGGAACTCAGCCAGATGTTCCTCGACGGCAAGTTCGACGTCGCCCATCTTTTCTATTCGCGCTTCAAGTCGGCGCTCGCGCAGATCCCGACCGAACAGCAGATCATCCCGGTGAAGATCCCCGCCGACGCCGACCGCAACGCGATCGCCGCGACGGTGGAATATGAGCCGAGCGAGGAAGCGATCCTCGACGACCTGCTGCCGCGCAACGTGACGGTGCAGCTCTTCAAGGCGCTGCTGGAAAACAACGCGTCCGAACAGGGTGCGTCGATGACCGCGATGGACAATGCGACCCGCAATGCCGGCGACCTCATCAACAAGCTGACGATCCAGTATAACCGCAGCCGCCAGGCCGCGATCACCACCGAACTCGTCGAAATCATCTCGGGCGCCGAAGCCCTCTAA
- the atpD gene encoding F0F1 ATP synthase subunit beta has translation MATTNNVGRISQVIGAVVDVTFPDALPAILSALETSNNGQRLVLEVAQHLGENTVRTIAMDSTDGLTRGQEVTDTGAQISVPVGPATLGRILNVVGEPIDERGPVATELRSPIHAKAPEFVDQSTDASILVTGIKVIDLLAPYAKGGKIGLFGGAGVGKTVLIQELINNIAKGHGGTSVFAGVGERTREGNDLYHEFLDANVIAKDADGNAISEGSKVALVYGQMNEPPGARARVALSGLTIAEYFRDVENQDVLFFVDNIFRFTQAGAEVSALLGRIPSAVGYQPTLATDMGQLQERITSTNKGSITSVQAVYVPADDLTDPAPATSFAHLDATTVLNRAISELGIYPAVDPLDSTSRVLEPRVVGQEHYDTARAVQSILQKYKSLQDIIAILGMDELSEEDKITVARARKIQKFLSQPFHVAEVFTGISGKFVQIEDTVKSFKAVVDGEYDHLPENAFYMVGGIDEAIEKAKKLAAEAA, from the coding sequence ATGGCAACCACCAACAATGTAGGCCGCATCTCGCAGGTCATCGGCGCCGTCGTCGACGTGACCTTCCCCGATGCGCTCCCGGCGATCCTTTCGGCGCTGGAAACCAGCAACAACGGCCAGCGCCTGGTGCTGGAAGTCGCCCAGCATCTGGGTGAGAACACCGTCCGCACCATCGCGATGGACTCGACCGACGGTCTGACCCGCGGCCAGGAAGTCACCGACACCGGCGCGCAGATCTCGGTTCCGGTCGGCCCGGCCACCCTCGGCCGCATCCTGAACGTCGTCGGCGAGCCGATCGACGAACGCGGCCCGGTCGCCACCGAACTGCGTTCGCCGATCCATGCCAAGGCACCCGAGTTCGTCGACCAGTCGACCGACGCGTCGATCCTGGTCACCGGCATCAAGGTCATTGACCTTCTGGCCCCCTATGCCAAGGGCGGCAAGATCGGCCTGTTCGGCGGCGCCGGCGTGGGCAAGACCGTTCTCATCCAGGAACTGATCAACAACATCGCCAAGGGCCATGGCGGCACCTCGGTCTTCGCGGGCGTGGGCGAACGCACCCGTGAAGGTAACGATCTGTACCATGAATTCCTCGACGCCAACGTGATCGCCAAGGATGCCGACGGCAACGCGATCAGCGAAGGTTCGAAGGTGGCCCTGGTTTATGGCCAGATGAACGAACCGCCGGGCGCCCGTGCCCGCGTCGCCCTGTCGGGCCTGACGATCGCCGAATATTTCCGCGACGTCGAGAACCAGGACGTGCTGTTCTTCGTCGACAACATCTTCCGCTTCACCCAGGCGGGCGCGGAAGTGTCGGCTCTGCTCGGCCGTATTCCTTCGGCCGTGGGCTATCAGCCGACCCTGGCGACCGACATGGGTCAGCTGCAGGAACGCATCACTTCGACCAACAAGGGCTCGATCACCTCGGTCCAGGCCGTCTACGTCCCCGCGGACGATCTTACCGACCCGGCGCCGGCGACCTCGTTCGCGCATCTTGACGCCACCACCGTTCTCAACCGCGCCATTTCGGAACTGGGCATCTATCCGGCGGTCGATCCGCTGGACTCGACCAGCCGCGTTCTGGAACCCCGCGTCGTCGGCCAGGAACATTACGACACCGCCCGTGCCGTCCAGTCGATCCTGCAGAAGTACAAGTCGCTGCAGGACATCATCGCGATCCTGGGCATGGACGAGCTGTCGGAAGAGGACAAGATCACCGTCGCCCGCGCGCGCAAGATCCAGAAGTTCCTGTCGCAGCCGTTCCACGTCGCCGAAGTCTTCACCGGCATCTCGGGCAAGTTCGTCCAGATCGAAGACACGGTGAAGTCGTTCAAGGCCGTGGTCGATGGTGAATATGACCATCTGCCCGAAAACGCCTTCTACATGGTCGGCGGCATCGACGAAGCCATCGAAAAGGCGAAGAAGCTGGCTGCCGAAGCAGCCTAA
- a CDS encoding ATP synthase F1 subunit epsilon — protein MALHFELVTPEKLVRSEEVYQVVVPGTDGDFGVLEGHAPFMSTVRDGAIQIFASAGAAPEIIPVEGGFAEVNEKGLTVLAEKAG, from the coding sequence ATGGCACTGCATTTCGAACTCGTGACCCCTGAAAAGCTCGTCCGCTCGGAAGAGGTCTATCAGGTCGTCGTTCCCGGCACCGATGGCGACTTTGGCGTGCTGGAGGGCCATGCGCCCTTCATGTCGACCGTGCGCGATGGCGCGATCCAGATCTTCGCATCGGCTGGCGCCGCACCAGAAATCATCCCGGTCGAGGGCGGCTTTGCCGAGGTCAATGAAAAGGGCCTGACGGTTCTCGCCGAAAAGGCGGGCTAA
- a CDS encoding class I SAM-dependent methyltransferase, with protein sequence MDQSAYASMSAQEGEHWWFVARRAILETLIRSSIAPPQGARILEAGCGTGGNLAMLAAHGTVDALEYDAGARALARARGIGRVEPGMLPHKIGFDEDSYDLIAVLDVLEHVEQDRASLAALRTRLASGGRILLTVPAVPWLWSDHDVLHHHKRRYTRASLVRVAREAGLTVEAVGYFNSLLFPLAMTTRMAQRLLKRKSESDVQPSPPVNGLLRRIFAWERHLLGRIRFPIGLSLYAILSV encoded by the coding sequence ATGGACCAATCAGCCTATGCGAGCATGAGCGCCCAGGAAGGCGAACATTGGTGGTTCGTGGCCCGGCGGGCCATATTGGAAACGCTGATCCGGTCGAGCATTGCGCCCCCGCAAGGTGCCCGAATATTGGAGGCGGGATGCGGCACTGGCGGCAATCTGGCGATGCTGGCGGCACACGGTACAGTGGACGCGCTGGAATATGATGCCGGCGCCCGAGCCCTGGCGCGCGCGCGCGGGATCGGCCGGGTCGAACCGGGCATGCTGCCCCATAAGATCGGCTTTGATGAAGACAGCTATGATCTGATCGCGGTGCTCGATGTGCTGGAACATGTCGAGCAGGATCGGGCATCGCTGGCCGCATTGCGGACGCGGCTCGCATCGGGTGGGCGGATATTGCTGACGGTGCCGGCCGTGCCCTGGCTCTGGTCGGATCATGATGTTCTGCATCATCACAAGCGCCGCTATACGCGGGCCAGCCTGGTCCGGGTGGCACGTGAAGCCGGTCTGACGGTCGAGGCCGTGGGCTATTTCAACAGCCTGTTGTTTCCGCTGGCGATGACCACGCGGATGGCGCAGCGGCTGTTGAAGCGCAAGAGCGAGAGTGATGTCCAGCCCTCGCCGCCGGTCAACGGATTGCTGCGGCGCATCTTTGCCTGGGAACGGCATCTGCTGGGGCGCATCCGCTTTCCGATCGGCCTGTCACTCTACGCGATCCTGTCGGTCTGA
- a CDS encoding glycosyltransferase family 2 protein has translation MRTVSIVIPVFNEQDSLSLFLDAARPALADALALIGPGAQAEYLFVDDGSTDRTADVLAILSRLNSDVRCITLSRNFGKEAALAAGIDHARGDAVIPIDVDLQDPPAVIVEMVRYWLAGAQVVNARRVDRSTDGWFKRWSARSFYRLLNRLSDYPIPENVGDFRLLDRQAVDVVKQLGEQARFNKGLFSWIGFRVATVDYSRARREAGTTKWRLGKLWSLAVDGITASTTMPLRIWSYIGGGIALLAFAYAAFLVVHTLVTGVDTPGYASIMVAVLGLGGLNLMSLGIIGEYLGRVAREVRQRPLYVIADEQGSGVPAPVSVAALSGEDQGTWTNQPMRA, from the coding sequence ATGCGAACCGTGTCGATCGTCATTCCCGTTTTCAACGAGCAGGACAGCCTGTCGCTGTTTCTGGATGCGGCGCGTCCTGCGCTTGCCGATGCGTTGGCGCTGATCGGGCCGGGCGCGCAGGCTGAATATTTGTTCGTCGACGATGGCAGCACGGACCGCACAGCCGACGTACTGGCGATCCTGTCGCGCCTGAACAGCGATGTCCGCTGCATCACCCTGTCCCGCAATTTCGGCAAGGAAGCGGCCTTGGCCGCCGGGATCGACCATGCTCGGGGCGACGCCGTCATCCCGATCGACGTCGACCTGCAGGATCCGCCGGCGGTGATCGTGGAGATGGTGCGATATTGGCTGGCCGGCGCGCAGGTCGTCAATGCGCGGCGGGTCGATCGGTCGACCGACGGCTGGTTCAAGCGCTGGAGCGCGCGCAGCTTCTATCGCCTGCTCAATCGCCTGTCCGATTATCCCATCCCTGAAAATGTCGGCGATTTCCGACTTCTCGACCGACAGGCCGTCGATGTCGTCAAGCAGTTGGGCGAGCAGGCACGGTTCAACAAGGGGCTTTTCAGCTGGATCGGCTTTCGCGTCGCGACGGTCGACTATAGCCGCGCGCGCCGGGAAGCGGGCACCACCAAATGGCGGCTGGGCAAGCTCTGGTCGTTGGCGGTGGACGGCATTACCGCGTCGACCACCATGCCGCTGCGCATCTGGTCCTATATCGGTGGTGGCATCGCGTTGCTGGCCTTTGCCTATGCGGCCTTCCTGGTCGTGCATACGCTCGTCACCGGGGTCGATACGCCCGGCTATGCATCGATCATGGTGGCGGTGCTGGGGCTGGGCGGGCTCAATCTGATGAGTCTGGGAATCATCGGCGAATATCTGGGCCGTGTCGCACGCGAAGTGCGGCAGCGGCCGCTCTATGTGATTGCGGACGAGCAGGGCAGCGGCGTGCCCGCGCCGGTGTCGGTTGCGGCGCTATCTGGGGAGGATCAGGGGACATGGACCAATCAGCCTATGCGAGCATGA
- a CDS encoding 6-pyruvoyl-tetrahydropterin synthase-related protein, which yields MRFASGLLRHPMAILATLGILLMLPSFLFGPGASHSYLYNYMWTGHFGEQMAAGHVYERWLPRSFEGLGSPTFYFYPPLAYWLSGGLAAIGLSVLQAINVAALLLLVASGMAMYRWLASRGTHPLLGAALYMLAPYHLHDFYVRGALAEFAAFIWLPLIALGIARLPSRGGIALLALSYGALILTHLPVATLTGLFLIAPLMLHRIWQDRATLVPGLIAGILAFALAAFYLLPAATLQAHMSTALLWTGKYHAANWSIWREDFVLFPCIALGLGLLAWPARSIWSGIAIVTALASINLIPFLWQIGLLDKTQFPWRTLGIVEFATVTALASYRPRPVLLAGAGVLLLFPYLVSGAITRANLRLPIDYGRLDRTVPDAPEYLPSGFDIARVNRYDRSTDLRPWRALPRGDRIVVTHPGPVTMGHAAFPIWQVTRNGQPVPSHGPLISFDAQPGTYRIERVRLWQEYLGTAISLAAALMLALLLWRRPISHLSKFPAYSPFPAMLNRPILGWLARSQNSGGEL from the coding sequence ATGCGCTTCGCCTCCGGCCTTCTTCGTCACCCCATGGCCATATTGGCCACGCTGGGCATTCTGTTGATGCTGCCCTCCTTCCTGTTCGGCCCAGGGGCCAGCCATTCCTATCTCTATAATTATATGTGGACCGGTCATTTCGGCGAGCAAATGGCGGCAGGGCATGTGTATGAACGCTGGCTTCCCCGTAGCTTCGAAGGACTGGGCAGCCCGACCTTCTATTTCTATCCGCCGCTCGCCTATTGGCTGTCCGGCGGCCTCGCGGCGATCGGCCTTTCGGTTCTCCAGGCGATCAATGTCGCCGCGCTCCTGCTGCTGGTCGCATCGGGCATGGCGATGTATCGCTGGCTCGCGTCGCGCGGCACACATCCGCTGCTGGGCGCCGCCCTCTATATGCTGGCCCCCTATCATCTCCATGATTTTTATGTGCGCGGCGCCCTCGCCGAATTTGCCGCCTTCATCTGGCTGCCGCTGATCGCCCTGGGGATTGCGCGCCTGCCCTCTCGCGGCGGCATCGCGCTGCTCGCACTCAGCTATGGCGCGCTCATTCTCACCCATCTGCCGGTGGCCACCCTCACCGGTCTGTTCCTGATCGCGCCGCTCATGCTGCATCGGATATGGCAGGATCGCGCGACGCTGGTTCCCGGACTGATCGCGGGCATCCTGGCCTTTGCTCTGGCCGCCTTCTACCTGTTGCCCGCCGCCACGCTGCAGGCGCATATGTCGACTGCCTTGCTGTGGACCGGCAAATATCACGCCGCCAACTGGTCGATCTGGCGCGAAGATTTTGTACTGTTCCCCTGCATCGCGCTGGGGCTGGGGCTGTTGGCCTGGCCCGCCCGGTCAATCTGGTCGGGGATCGCCATCGTCACCGCCCTGGCGTCGATCAACCTCATCCCGTTCCTCTGGCAGATCGGCCTGCTGGACAAGACGCAATTCCCCTGGCGGACGCTGGGCATCGTCGAATTTGCGACCGTCACCGCGCTAGCGTCCTATCGCCCTCGCCCCGTCCTGCTGGCGGGTGCGGGCGTGCTGCTGCTGTTCCCCTATCTGGTAAGCGGCGCCATCACCCGCGCCAATCTGCGTCTGCCGATCGACTATGGCCGGCTCGACCGGACCGTCCCCGATGCCCCCGAATATCTTCCGTCCGGTTTCGACATTGCCCGCGTCAATCGCTATGACCGCTCAACCGACCTGCGCCCCTGGCGCGCTCTGCCGCGCGGCGACCGGATTGTCGTCACCCATCCCGGCCCCGTGACCATGGGGCATGCCGCCTTCCCGATCTGGCAGGTGACGCGCAACGGTCAGCCAGTACCTTCCCATGGCCCGCTCATCAGCTTCGATGCGCAACCCGGCACCTACCGGATCGAACGCGTCCGCCTGTGGCAGGAATATCTCGGCACGGCCATCAGCCTAGCCGCCGCGCTGATGCTGGCGCTGCTTCTGTGGCGCCGGCCCATTAGCCATTTGTCAAAGTTTCCGGCTTATTCACCTTTTCCAGCCATGTTGAATCGGCCCATTTTGGGGTGGCTGGCCCGATCGCAAAATTCTGGCGGAGAGTTATGA
- a CDS encoding CpaF family protein: MSAFGRKNGPAGIKPGFGVARPMHSAGGAREDAPRGGDQFPPLDLATLPGDAPLDPLSAPTSQMQRNADAMSRLSERANAEHIADAGPQGFEASVHKIKEQVLPRLLERVDPEAAATLTKDELAEEFRPIIMEVLAELKLTLNRREQFALEKVLVDELLGLGPLEELLADPDVSDIMVNGPEQTYIEKKGKLQIAPIKFRDEEHLFQIAQRIVNKVGRRVDQTTPLADARLPDGSRVNVIVPPLSLKGTAISIRKFSAKPITIDMLAQWGAMSQKMATALKIAGACRFNIVISGGTGSGKTTMLNALSKMIDPGERVLTIEDAAELRLQQPHWLPLETRPPNLEGQGAITIGDLVKNALRMRPDRIILGEIRGAECFDLLAAMNTGHDGSMCTLHSNSPRECLGRMENMILMGDIKIPKEAISKQIADSVDLIVQVKRLRDGSRRVTNVTEVIGMEGDVIVTQELFKFEYHDEDDSGKIIGEYRSMGLRPYTLDKARMFGFDQPFLEACL; this comes from the coding sequence ATGAGCGCATTTGGACGGAAAAATGGACCTGCCGGTATCAAGCCGGGTTTCGGCGTCGCCCGACCGATGCACAGCGCGGGCGGCGCCCGTGAGGACGCACCGCGTGGTGGCGACCAGTTCCCCCCGCTCGATCTGGCCACCTTGCCCGGTGACGCGCCGCTCGATCCGCTGTCGGCACCGACCAGTCAGATGCAGCGCAATGCGGACGCCATGTCGCGCCTGTCGGAACGCGCCAATGCCGAACATATCGCCGATGCCGGCCCGCAGGGGTTCGAGGCGTCGGTTCACAAGATCAAGGAACAGGTGCTTCCCCGCCTGCTCGAACGCGTCGATCCCGAAGCGGCCGCGACCCTCACCAAGGATGAACTGGCGGAGGAATTCCGGCCGATCATCATGGAAGTGCTGGCCGAGCTGAAGCTGACGCTCAACCGGCGCGAGCAGTTCGCGCTGGAAAAGGTGCTGGTCGACGAGCTTCTGGGCCTTGGCCCGCTCGAGGAATTGCTGGCCGACCCCGATGTCAGCGATATCATGGTCAACGGCCCGGAACAGACCTATATCGAAAAGAAGGGCAAGCTCCAGATCGCGCCGATCAAGTTCCGCGATGAAGAGCATCTGTTCCAGATCGCCCAGCGCATCGTGAACAAGGTCGGCCGCCGCGTCGACCAGACCACGCCGCTGGCCGACGCCCGCCTGCCCGACGGTTCGCGTGTCAACGTGATCGTGCCGCCGCTCAGCCTCAAGGGCACGGCCATCTCGATCCGTAAATTCTCGGCCAAGCCGATCACCATCGACATGCTCGCCCAATGGGGCGCCATGAGCCAGAAGATGGCGACGGCGCTCAAGATCGCCGGTGCGTGCCGTTTCAATATCGTCATTTCGGGCGGCACCGGTTCGGGCAAGACGACGATGCTCAATGCGCTGTCGAAGATGATCGATCCGGGCGAGCGCGTGCTGACCATCGAGGACGCGGCCGAACTGCGCCTGCAGCAGCCGCACTGGCTGCCGCTCGAAACCCGCCCGCCCAATCTGGAAGGCCAGGGCGCGATCACCATCGGCGACCTCGTCAAGAACGCCCTGCGTATGCGTCCTGATCGCATCATCCTGGGCGAAATTCGTGGCGCGGAATGTTTCGACCTGCTCGCCGCGATGAACACCGGCCATGACGGCTCCATGTGTACGCTCCACAGCAACAGCCCGCGCGAATGCCTGGGCCGTATGGAGAACATGATCCTGATGGGCGACATCAAGATCCCGAAGGAAGCCATTTCCAAGCAGATCGCCGACTCGGTCGACCTGATCGTCCAGGTGAAGCGCCTGCGCGACGGTTCGCGCCGCGTCACCAACGTGACCGAGGTGATCGGCATGGAAGGCGACGTCATCGTCACCCAGGAACTGTTCAAGTTCGAATATCATGACGAGGATGACAGCGGTAAGATCATCGGCGAATATCGCTCGATGGGCCTGCGCCCCTATACGCTCGACAAGGCCCGCATGTTCGGCTTCGATCAGCCTTTCCTGGAAGCCTGTCTCTGA